From Kogia breviceps isolate mKogBre1 chromosome 2, mKogBre1 haplotype 1, whole genome shotgun sequence, one genomic window encodes:
- the GDF2 gene encoding growth/differentiation factor 2, protein MCGGALWVALPVLSLLACSAQGKPLEIRGRGSAGADARRLLGGPGGEREGGTFDLRMFLENMKVDFLRSLNLSGVPSQDKTRAEPPQYMIDLYNRYTTDKTSTPASNIVRSFSVEDAVSIAATEDFPFQKHILLFNISIPRHEQITRAELRLYLSCQSHVDSSHELKGNVVISDVLDGANAWDASGRTKTFLVSQDIRDEGWENFEVSSAVKRWVRADPTKSKNKLEVTVESHRKGCDKLDISVPPSSKNLPFFVVFSNDRSNGTKETRLELREMIGHEQESVLKKLFKNGLMEAGENKDDEEEEDVQSHMAVSSSLARRKRSAGANNHCQKTSLRVNFEDIGWDSWIIAPKEYDAFECKGGCFFPLADDVTPTKHAIVQTLVHLKFPMKVGKACCVPTKLSPISILYKDDMGVPTLKYHYEGMSVAECGCR, encoded by the exons ATGTGCGGCGGGGCGCTCTGGGTGGCCCTGCCTGTGCTCTCCCTGCTGGCCTGCTCCGCGCAGGGGAAACCACTGGAGATCCGGGGACGGGGGTCGGCCGGGGCAGATGCCCGCCGCCTGTTAGGCGGGCCCGGAGGTGAGCGGGAGGGGGGCACCTTCGACCTGAGGATGTTCCTGGAGAACATGAAGGTGGATTTCCTGCGCAGCCTCAACCTGAGCGGGGTCCCTTCCCAGGACAAAACCCGAGCCGAGCCGCCGCAGTACATGATCGACCTGTACAACAGATACACCACCGACAAGACATCCACCCCCGCATCCAATATCGTGCGAAGCTTCAGCGTGGAAG ATGCCGTCTCTATAGCTGCCACAGAAGACTTCCCTTTCCAGAAACACATCTTGCTCTTCAACATCTCCATTCCCAGGCATGAGCAGATCACCAGGGCCGAGCTCCGACTCTACCTCTCCTGTCAAAGTCATGTGGACTCCTCTCACGAGCTGAAAGGAAACGTGGTCATTTCTGATGTTCTGGATGGAGCCAATGCCTGGGATGCTTCTGGGAGAACCAAGACCTTCCTGGTGTCCCAGGATATCCGGGACGAGGGCTGGGAGAACTTTGAGGTGTCCAGTGCTGTGAAGAGGTGGGTCCGAGCAGACCCCACTAAGAGCAAAAACAAACTGGAAGTGACAGTGGAGAGTCACAGGAAGGGCTGTGACAAGCTGGATATCAGTGTTCCCCCCAGCTCCAAAAACCTGCCCTTCTTTGTCGTCTTCTCCAATGACCGCAGCAACGGCACCAAGGAGACCAGGCTGGAGCTCAGGGAGATGATCGGCCACGAGCAGGAGAGTGTGCTCAAGAAGCTGTTCAAGAACGGCCTGATGGAGGCAGGGGAGAACAAGgacgacgaggaggaggaggatgtgcaAAGCCACATGGCTGTGAGCTCATCTTTGGCCAGAAGGAAGAGGAGTGCCGGGGCCAACAACCACTGTCAGAAGACCTCCCTGCGGGTGAACTTCGAGGACATCGGCTGGGACAGCTGGATCATCGCGCCCAAGGAGTACGATGCCTTTGAATGTAAAGGCGGCTGCTTCTTTCCCCTCGCTGACGACGTGACCCCGACGAAACACGCCATCGTGCAGACCCTGGTGCATCTCAAGTTCCCCATGAAGGTGGGCAAGGCCTGCTGTGTGCCCACCAAACTGAGCCCCATCTCCATCCTCTACAAGGATGACATGGGGGTCCCCACCCTCAAGTACCACTATGAAGGGATGAGCGTGGCCGAGTGTGGGTGCAGGTAG